Proteins co-encoded in one Melioribacteraceae bacterium genomic window:
- a CDS encoding D-cysteine desulfhydrase family protein, translating to MKIKELPRTKLGFFPTPLHELKRITSYFNGPRIFIKRDDLTGLAFGGNKTRKLEYLIADAISNGFDTVITGGAEQSNHCRQTAAAAAASGLDCHLVLGGKDPEKPTGNILIDKLLGVKIHWTGEFRKGEKIPEIAEQLRIAGKRPYIIPYGGSNPIGVYGFIEAMNEIGSQMNDMNIHFDHIVFASSSGGTHAGIVLGNEIYKTGSNLIGIEIDKAEDEGPYIIRLLKLLNQTSEFTGLNKFFGKQELILKNEYLGDGYGVVGDLERKAIRLLAEKEGILVDPVYTGRTFGGLIDMLEKKIFSRNENILFWHSGGTPSLFADYII from the coding sequence ATGAAGATTAAAGAATTACCTCGAACAAAGTTAGGGTTCTTCCCGACCCCGTTGCACGAATTGAAAAGAATTACAAGTTATTTCAATGGCCCGAGAATATTTATTAAACGGGACGATCTTACCGGACTGGCATTCGGCGGCAACAAAACACGTAAACTTGAATATCTGATTGCCGATGCAATTTCAAACGGATTCGATACCGTAATTACTGGAGGTGCCGAACAGTCGAATCACTGCCGTCAGACTGCGGCCGCTGCCGCTGCGTCCGGACTTGATTGTCATCTTGTCCTTGGCGGGAAAGATCCTGAAAAACCTACCGGAAACATTCTGATCGATAAATTACTCGGCGTTAAAATTCATTGGACAGGTGAATTCAGAAAAGGGGAGAAGATCCCGGAAATAGCTGAGCAATTGAGAATAGCCGGAAAAAGACCCTACATAATTCCATATGGCGGCTCAAATCCGATCGGTGTTTATGGATTCATTGAAGCAATGAATGAAATAGGTTCTCAGATGAATGATATGAATATTCACTTCGATCATATTGTCTTTGCTTCAAGTTCTGGCGGAACTCACGCCGGTATTGTCCTTGGAAATGAAATCTATAAAACCGGAAGCAACCTTATAGGAATCGAAATTGATAAAGCGGAAGATGAAGGCCCGTATATTATCCGGCTCCTGAAATTGCTTAATCAAACCAGTGAATTTACCGGACTAAATAAATTTTTCGGCAAACAGGAGCTTATTCTTAAAAATGAATATCTCGGTGATGGATACGGTGTTGTGGGGGACCTGGAAAGAAAAGCAATAAGATTGCTTGCCGAGAAGGAGGGAATTCTGGTTGACCCTGTATATACCGGGCGGACATTTGGCGGATTAATTGATATGCTTGAGAAAAAGATCTTCAGCAGGAATGAAAATATCCTCTTCTGGCATTCGGGGGGCACTCCTTCACTTTTTGCTGATTATATTATTTGA
- a CDS encoding M28 family peptidase codes for MKKVLSILLLFTVPVLNLAQKTWNDAQITGKDIKAHIYYLASDEMKGRFTGTDEERLAAEYIKDQFQKSGLKPLLNGSYFQDFPFIEKIELTGSNKLNLEIKGENKSLQLKTDFITAPFSGKAELSSGLVFAGYGISAPRLNYDDYEGLDVKGKVVLAMRYHPEHDSAKSEFDRYSSYRQKASAARDKGAAGIIFFNGLLPRNDEDQLMELRYDGAGSIQDFAVIQVKRNIIEEILKAEGQDLAALQKKIDDSRKPKSFALNSTKASLATNVREVQSTGRNVIGFIEGSDPQLKNEYIVMGAHYDHLGIDHLKTSSMYKGNEPQIHNGADDNASGTTGLMELAEKFGADKNDLKRSLIFIAFSGEELGLLGSSFFTNNSPVQISSISAMLNMDMIGRLSDDKALTVIGAGTSSIWKNLLNDKNRYNFKLALSDGGSGGSDHQAFTNKNIPVLFFFTGTHNDYHKPSDDADKINYTGQEEVVNYVYEIANTIQGRADKPDFVKVEEPAQRSVPRSRVTVGTVPEFGYNGNGYKVSGVTEGGPAAKAGMQSGDIIVKFGAKTVNNIYDFMYAMGEFSPGDKVDVIVLREGKEVKLNLELTTK; via the coding sequence ATGAAAAAAGTATTGAGCATTTTGCTCTTATTTACCGTCCCTGTACTTAATCTGGCGCAGAAAACCTGGAATGACGCCCAAATTACCGGCAAGGATATAAAAGCTCATATTTATTACCTGGCCTCTGACGAAATGAAAGGCCGGTTTACAGGTACTGATGAAGAACGATTGGCAGCAGAATATATAAAAGATCAATTTCAGAAATCCGGTTTAAAACCATTGTTAAACGGTAGTTACTTTCAGGATTTCCCGTTCATTGAGAAAATAGAATTGACCGGATCGAATAAGCTAAATCTGGAGATTAAGGGGGAGAATAAATCTCTGCAGTTGAAGACAGATTTTATTACTGCTCCTTTTTCCGGTAAAGCCGAACTCTCCTCCGGGCTTGTTTTTGCAGGTTACGGAATTTCTGCCCCAAGGTTAAATTACGACGATTATGAGGGGCTTGATGTTAAAGGGAAAGTGGTGCTTGCAATGCGGTATCACCCGGAACATGATAGCGCAAAATCGGAGTTTGACCGCTATTCTTCATACAGACAAAAAGCATCGGCAGCAAGAGACAAAGGCGCGGCCGGGATTATTTTCTTTAACGGTTTGCTTCCAAGAAATGATGAAGATCAATTGATGGAATTAAGATATGACGGTGCGGGAAGCATACAGGATTTTGCAGTCATTCAGGTTAAGAGAAATATAATTGAAGAAATTCTGAAAGCGGAAGGACAGGATCTTGCCGCACTTCAGAAAAAAATTGATGATTCCAGAAAACCTAAATCCTTTGCATTGAATTCTACTAAAGCCTCATTAGCAACAAATGTAAGAGAGGTTCAAAGCACCGGGAGGAATGTAATTGGATTTATTGAAGGCAGCGACCCTCAATTAAAAAATGAGTATATAGTAATGGGTGCTCATTATGATCACCTTGGAATAGATCATTTGAAGACATCTTCAATGTATAAAGGTAATGAACCTCAGATCCACAACGGTGCCGATGATAATGCATCCGGGACCACAGGTCTCATGGAACTGGCGGAAAAGTTTGGTGCAGACAAAAACGATTTAAAAAGGAGTCTGATCTTTATCGCATTCAGCGGAGAAGAACTGGGGCTGCTCGGTTCATCATTTTTTACGAATAATTCACCTGTTCAGATCAGCAGCATTTCGGCTATGCTTAATATGGATATGATAGGAAGGCTTAGTGACGACAAAGCTTTGACTGTAATCGGGGCCGGTACATCTTCAATTTGGAAAAATCTTCTAAACGATAAGAATAGATACAATTTCAAATTAGCTTTAAGTGACGGCGGATCAGGCGGAAGTGATCATCAGGCATTTACAAATAAAAATATTCCGGTACTTTTCTTCTTCACAGGTACTCATAACGATTATCACAAACCATCTGACGACGCTGATAAAATTAATTACACTGGGCAGGAGGAAGTTGTTAATTACGTTTATGAAATCGCAAATACAATTCAAGGCAGGGCAGACAAGCCGGATTTTGTTAAGGTTGAAGAACCTGCACAAAGGAGTGTCCCCCGCTCCCGTGTTACAGTCGGGACCGTTCCAGAATTCGGATATAACGGTAACGGATATAAAGTAAGCGGCGTTACCGAGGGCGGGCCGGCTGCTAAAGCCGGAATGCAAAGCGGAGACATAATTGTAAAATTCGGAGCGAAAACCGTAAATAACATTTACGATTTCATGTACGCAATGGGTGAATTCTCCCCGGGTGACAAGGTTGATGTAATTGTATTACGTGAAGGAAAAGAAGTAAAGCTAAATTTAGAACTTACAACAAAGTGA
- a CDS encoding YigZ family protein — protein sequence MELLPSHITTVTQSYEIKFKEKGSLFIGQIFHTEDENDAQVILEGVRKKYFDATHNCYAYRITDGSIKYSDDGEPNGTAGKRILNAINHEKLFNVIIIVTRYFGGTKLGIGPLGNAYYDASIEVIKASTKNELGLYVKAKIRYDFEFSNLIHRLISQHNVKITSNFFEDLPGMEFLIPVETKDSFCREIKEKSLSKLKVEITDQYIYL from the coding sequence TTGGAATTACTTCCCTCACACATTACTACTGTAACACAATCTTATGAAATCAAATTTAAAGAAAAAGGTTCCTTATTCATCGGACAGATATTTCATACTGAGGACGAAAATGATGCTCAGGTAATACTGGAAGGAGTAAGAAAAAAATATTTTGACGCTACACATAATTGTTACGCATATAGAATTACAGACGGATCGATTAAATATTCCGATGACGGTGAGCCAAACGGAACAGCCGGCAAAAGAATACTGAACGCGATAAATCATGAGAAATTGTTTAATGTGATAATAATTGTTACCCGTTATTTCGGGGGGACTAAGCTGGGGATCGGGCCGCTCGGAAACGCATATTACGATGCTTCTATTGAGGTTATTAAGGCCAGTACTAAAAATGAACTAGGGCTATATGTAAAAGCCAAAATCCGGTATGATTTTGAATTCTCCAATCTAATACACCGGTTAATTTCGCAGCATAATGTTAAAATAACTTCAAACTTTTTTGAAGATTTGCCCGGAATGGAATTCCTGATCCCTGTTGAAACTAAGGACTCATTTTGTCGTGAAATCAAAGAAAAGTCTTTATCAAAGCTTAAAGTCGAAATAACCGATCAATACATTTACCTCTAA
- the uvrA gene encoding excinuclease ABC subunit UvrA: MDSKILIKGAREHNLKNIDLEIPRDSFVVITGLSGSGKSSLAFDTIYAEGQRRYIESLSSYARQFLNILEKPDVDLIEGLSPAISIEQKSTAGNPRSTVGTVTEIYDYLRLLYARIGKVHCYNCGRPVDKQSSDQIIDTVIKDFEEKKIQIFAPVVRGRKGHYRELFQEIMRDGFLRVRIDGEVKELIDDFKVDRYKTHDIEIAVDRMKVSANSRYRIRQSIEVALNYGNGNVIVNDESEDYWFSRNFACAHCGIGFQELAPNSFSFNSPYGSCPECDGLGEKKELDINLIIPDWEKTINEEALAPLGKPRSIWFFNQLDSISEKFGFDYNTPLNKFSDEQLEILLKGSKEKIPFKYTYGGGKTVTYMHKFGGVLNYIKHYYDNTSSNKIREWAESFMNTLTCTTCNGGRLKKESLAVIINSLNISGVTSLSIEKCLNFFDTLKLSGRDELIATQILKEITSRLRFLINVGLDYLTLDRSARTLSGGEAQRIRLATQIGSQLAGVLYVLDEPSIGLHQSDNVKLIKSLKNLRDIGNTVIVVEHDRETIESSDYIVDLGPLAGEHGGEVCVRGNTSEIVKSRNGINSLTLQYLKDKKSIEVPEKRRKSDGRFIELKGASGNNLQKINLKLPLGLFTAITGVSGSGKSSLINETLVRILFKKIYDSKVVPLPFKEVKGLENIDKIIEIDQTPIGRTPRSNPATYTGLFTHIRDLFAQLPESKVRGYAPGRYSFNVSGGRCEECEGDGVKKIEMNFLPDVYVMCEICNGKRYNRETLEILYRTKSIADVLDMTVESAVEFFQDFPTIYRKVKSLQDVGLGYLRLGQQATTLSGGEAQRVKLATELSKVSTGKTLYVLDEPTTGLHFEDVRILLNVLNQLVNKGNTVVVVEHNLDVIKVADHVVDLGPGGGEYGGRIIAAGTPEQIAESTESLTGQFLKKELSRKLKESK; the protein is encoded by the coding sequence ATGGACTCTAAAATATTAATCAAAGGTGCAAGAGAGCACAATCTTAAGAATATCGACCTGGAAATCCCCCGCGATTCATTCGTCGTTATTACGGGTCTTTCAGGTTCCGGTAAATCTTCTCTTGCATTCGATACAATTTATGCAGAGGGTCAGAGAAGGTATATAGAATCGCTTTCCTCTTATGCCCGACAATTCCTTAACATACTTGAAAAACCTGATGTGGACCTTATCGAGGGGCTTAGTCCGGCGATCTCAATCGAACAGAAATCGACCGCAGGAAATCCGAGATCTACTGTTGGAACCGTAACTGAAATATACGATTACCTGCGATTGCTCTATGCGCGAATCGGGAAAGTTCATTGCTACAACTGTGGCAGACCGGTTGATAAACAATCCTCCGATCAGATAATAGATACTGTAATTAAAGATTTTGAAGAAAAGAAAATTCAGATTTTTGCCCCGGTTGTAAGGGGCCGCAAAGGACACTACCGCGAACTCTTCCAGGAAATTATGAGGGACGGATTCCTTAGAGTCCGTATCGATGGCGAAGTGAAAGAACTTATAGACGACTTTAAGGTTGACCGTTATAAAACTCATGATATCGAAATAGCTGTAGATAGAATGAAAGTATCTGCAAATTCAAGGTACCGGATCCGTCAGTCGATCGAAGTTGCACTGAACTATGGTAATGGCAACGTTATTGTAAATGATGAATCGGAGGATTACTGGTTCAGCAGAAATTTTGCCTGTGCTCATTGCGGTATCGGATTCCAGGAACTTGCACCTAATTCTTTCTCTTTCAATTCACCTTACGGGTCGTGTCCTGAATGTGACGGACTTGGTGAAAAGAAAGAACTTGATATTAATCTGATTATCCCCGATTGGGAAAAGACAATAAACGAAGAAGCCCTAGCTCCATTAGGAAAACCGAGAAGCATCTGGTTCTTTAATCAGCTTGATAGTATCTCAGAAAAATTCGGATTCGACTATAATACACCGCTTAATAAGTTTTCCGACGAACAACTGGAAATTCTTCTAAAAGGTTCGAAAGAAAAGATCCCATTCAAATACACTTACGGCGGCGGTAAAACTGTCACTTATATGCATAAGTTCGGCGGAGTATTAAATTACATTAAACACTATTACGATAATACTTCTTCGAACAAAATACGTGAATGGGCCGAATCTTTTATGAATACCCTTACATGCACTACCTGTAATGGCGGCAGATTAAAAAAAGAGTCCCTCGCTGTAATTATCAACAGTCTTAATATATCCGGTGTTACTTCTCTTTCAATCGAAAAGTGTCTTAACTTTTTCGATACTCTTAAGCTCAGCGGAAGGGACGAACTGATTGCCACACAGATTCTTAAAGAGATTACATCCCGCCTCCGTTTTTTAATTAACGTTGGACTCGATTATCTTACACTCGACAGGTCTGCAAGAACTCTATCCGGAGGCGAAGCTCAGAGAATTCGCCTTGCAACTCAGATCGGCTCGCAGCTGGCTGGAGTTCTCTATGTCCTTGATGAACCGAGCATCGGACTTCATCAGTCCGATAATGTAAAACTGATTAAGTCGCTTAAAAATCTTAGAGATATCGGCAATACGGTTATTGTGGTTGAACACGACAGGGAGACAATTGAGAGTTCGGATTATATTGTTGATCTTGGTCCCCTTGCAGGTGAACATGGCGGTGAAGTATGCGTGCGAGGAAATACATCGGAAATTGTTAAATCCCGCAATGGGATAAATTCTCTTACTCTTCAATATCTCAAAGACAAAAAAAGCATAGAAGTCCCTGAAAAGAGAAGAAAAAGTGACGGAAGATTTATTGAATTGAAAGGTGCTTCGGGTAACAATCTTCAGAAAATTAATCTTAAACTGCCCTTAGGATTATTCACTGCTATAACAGGTGTGAGCGGTTCAGGTAAATCATCCCTCATTAACGAAACTCTTGTTAGAATTTTATTTAAGAAAATCTATGATTCAAAAGTTGTCCCTCTTCCGTTTAAGGAGGTTAAAGGTCTTGAAAACATCGATAAGATAATCGAAATAGATCAAACTCCTATCGGAAGAACCCCAAGATCCAACCCGGCCACTTATACCGGATTATTTACACATATCCGCGATCTGTTTGCGCAGTTGCCCGAATCGAAAGTAAGAGGTTACGCCCCCGGCAGATACAGTTTTAATGTGTCGGGCGGACGGTGCGAAGAATGCGAGGGTGACGGCGTTAAAAAAATTGAAATGAATTTTCTGCCGGATGTATATGTGATGTGTGAAATATGCAATGGAAAACGCTATAACAGGGAAACTCTCGAAATCCTTTATAGAACCAAATCTATTGCCGATGTACTCGATATGACTGTTGAGAGTGCTGTAGAGTTCTTTCAGGATTTCCCTACTATTTATCGTAAAGTTAAATCACTCCAGGATGTTGGTCTTGGTTATCTTCGTCTGGGTCAGCAGGCAACCACTCTCTCCGGCGGTGAAGCCCAGCGTGTAAAACTTGCTACCGAATTAAGCAAGGTCAGTACCGGCAAAACACTCTATGTTCTGGATGAACCTACTACCGGCCTTCATTTTGAGGATGTAAGAATCCTGCTTAATGTACTTAACCAGCTTGTGAATAAGGGTAATACAGTTGTTGTAGTTGAACATAACCTCGACGTAATTAAAGTTGCGGATCATGTAGTCGATCTCGGACCCGGCGGCGGTGAATATGGCGGTAGGATTATTGCTGCCGGCACTCCGGAACAAATTGCTGAATCTACGGAAAGTCTTACCGGGCAATTCTTAAAAAAGGAATTATCTCGTAAATTGAAGGAGTCTAAATGA
- a CDS encoding carboxymuconolactone decarboxylase family protein, producing the protein MKTTVNEFHAYRSEMNDRILNSGFRDFNKFFALDNKAYIDGALSAKTKELMGLVASMVLRCNDCILYHIDRSIQEGASEQELYESFNIALIVGGSIVIPHLRYAVEKMDEIFNEKKKNQ; encoded by the coding sequence ATGAAAACTACTGTAAATGAATTTCATGCGTACCGGAGTGAAATGAATGACAGAATTCTGAATTCCGGATTCAGGGATTTCAATAAATTTTTTGCTCTTGATAATAAGGCTTATATTGATGGTGCTCTTTCAGCAAAAACAAAGGAGCTTATGGGACTCGTTGCATCGATGGTTCTCCGCTGCAATGATTGCATCCTTTATCATATCGACCGTTCTATTCAAGAGGGTGCTTCCGAACAGGAACTTTATGAATCTTTTAACATTGCTCTTATTGTCGGTGGTTCTATTGTAATCCCGCATCTCCGTTATGCCGTCGAAAAAATGGACGAGATATTCAATGAAAAAAAGAAAAACCAGTAA
- a CDS encoding amidohydrolase family protein, translated as MKKRKTSKLIIPGLIVSVNSRDDLLSGYAVEISDGVINKIAPVSEFDINTFDGEVFRFDNLTLIPGFVQTHIHLCQTLFRGLADDLELLDWLQKKIFPYENSHDKNSLRASVKLGLNELISGGTTTIVDMGTLRHQETIFEELIKSGIRAFAGKCMIDINQLYPEFYESTREGIDSSFQLAKEFHNSSDGKIKYAFAPRFVLSSTEKQLLETREMMKDFEGSFFHTHASENKKELEIVKRMHGRANVDYFESIGILDERTVLAHCIQLENNEFNSLKRNSVRVAHCPSSNLKLGSGIADIPRMLKEGISVSLGADGAPCNNSLSIFKEMHLSAMIQKPVHGPTSMDAKTVFKLATIDGARALHLENEIGSIEVGKKADLALLDLDRPDQPLNQDLDSVYSRIVYSSNADCVKMVFIDGQIAAQDGLCLDYEKEKLIRDGKQELQKLIERVLS; from the coding sequence ATGAAAAAAAGAAAAACCAGTAAACTGATTATTCCCGGACTTATTGTTTCCGTTAACAGTCGCGATGACCTTCTTTCCGGCTATGCCGTCGAAATATCCGACGGGGTAATAAATAAGATTGCACCGGTTAGTGAGTTTGATATAAACACGTTTGATGGGGAAGTATTTCGTTTCGATAATTTAACTTTGATCCCCGGTTTTGTTCAGACTCATATACATCTCTGTCAGACATTATTCAGGGGACTAGCAGATGATCTTGAATTACTCGACTGGCTTCAGAAAAAGATTTTCCCTTACGAAAATTCTCACGATAAAAATTCGCTTAGGGCTTCGGTTAAACTCGGACTTAACGAATTGATCTCTGGCGGAACAACAACTATTGTAGACATGGGTACTTTAAGGCATCAGGAAACAATTTTTGAAGAACTGATAAAATCCGGTATCCGTGCTTTTGCGGGTAAGTGTATGATCGATATAAATCAACTCTATCCGGAATTTTATGAATCGACCCGTGAGGGAATCGATTCTTCTTTTCAGCTGGCAAAAGAATTTCACAATTCCTCGGATGGAAAGATTAAATATGCATTTGCGCCCCGGTTCGTTTTGTCATCTACGGAAAAGCAATTGCTCGAGACCAGGGAGATGATGAAGGATTTTGAAGGTTCATTTTTTCATACTCACGCTTCGGAAAATAAAAAAGAGCTAGAGATTGTAAAAAGAATGCACGGCAGGGCAAACGTCGATTATTTCGAATCGATCGGAATACTCGATGAACGGACCGTGCTGGCTCACTGTATCCAGCTTGAAAATAATGAGTTTAACTCGTTGAAAAGGAATAGCGTTAGAGTTGCACATTGTCCTTCTTCAAATCTCAAACTGGGCTCCGGAATTGCGGATATTCCGCGAATGCTTAAAGAAGGCATATCCGTTTCACTTGGCGCTGACGGTGCCCCCTGTAATAATTCCCTCAGCATCTTTAAGGAGATGCATCTTTCGGCAATGATTCAGAAGCCGGTTCATGGACCGACTTCTATGGATGCAAAAACGGTCTTTAAACTCGCAACTATAGACGGGGCCAGGGCGCTTCATCTTGAAAATGAAATCGGAAGTATTGAAGTAGGTAAAAAAGCCGACCTCGCACTGCTCGATCTCGATAGACCGGACCAGCCATTGAATCAGGACCTCGATTCGGTCTATTCCAGGATTGTCTATTCATCTAATGCTGATTGTGTAAAAATGGTATTTATCGACGGACAAATAGCTGCACAGGATGGTTTATGTCTGGATTATGAAAAAGAAAAATTAATTAGAGATGGTAAA